CGCCGTGGTCGGGACCGCCGCGGCGACATTGGCCGCCCCGAGCGTCGACCCAATACTTGATAAATCCATTGCCGCCGCCGCCACGATATCTGGCGCCACGATCACCAGCGACATGGGCCACCTCCTAATACGGTGACCCACACGGGTCACACCGCACCCGGCAAATGCGGATAGTAATACCGCGCAGCAATTGACAACCGGTGTTTTCTGCAACCGAATACGCTTTGGCAATCGCCGGTTCGTGATACGTCACCGCGGAGCACCACGCCACTGCGGTGCTGGGTTACCCGCTTAGCCGCGGCCCGGCGCCTCTAGGCTGGCCCGGTGGCGGAATTCGACCCGAAGGTCAGATTCGCGCGGTCACCGGTGGCGCGACTGGCCACCGTCACGCCCGACGGAGCCCCGCATCTGGTGCCGGTGGTTTTTGCTGTCGGTGACGACGCCGTCTACACCGCTGTCGATGCGAAGCCTAAGACGACGCGACGGCTGCGCCGCCTGACCAACATCGAGAACAATCCACAGGTCAGCCTGCTGGTCGATCACTACGCCGACGACTGGACCCAGCTGTGGTGGGTCCGGGCCGACGGCGTTGCCACGGTTCATCGCGACGACGAGGCGATGCGGACCGGATATCGGCTGCTACGCGCCAAATACCCCCAGTATCAATCGGTTCCGTTGAACGGTCCGGTGATCGCGGTCATGGTGCGCCGCTGGGCTAACTGGCACGCTTAGCGGGCGCCTTCGCCGGAACAGCGGATCTGGGCGGTGTTGCCTGTTCCAAGAACCTCAGCAATGCGACCGGGAACGGCAGTACCGGCGTCGAGTTCTTCTCTGCGGCAACCTCGACCACCGTTTCTAGCAGCCGCAGCTGCAACGCGGCCGGGTCCTGCGCCATAACCTTGGCCGCTTGGGCCAGCTTCCGCGAGGCTTGCAGCTCGCCGTCGGCGGTGATCACCCGAGCTCGTCGCTCACGCTCAGCCTCGGCCTGACGCGACATCGACCTCTTCATCGAATCGGGCAGCACCACGTCTTTGATTTCGACTCGGTCGATGTGAATTCCCCAGCCCAGCGTCGGGCTGTCGATCATCAACTCCAGGCCCTGGTTGAGGCCCTCACGATTGCACAACAAGTCGTCGAGGTTGCTCTTGCCGATGATCGATCGGAGCGAAGTTTGTGCCACCTGCCCGATTGCTGACATGTAGTCCTGCACGTTCCACTGCCGCCCGGCACGGATCCGACACCTTGAAATAGATGACCGCATCCACGCGACCGTGACGTTGTCGCGGGTGATGCCGTCCTGCGCGGGCACGGGCATCGTGATGATCTGCATGTTCACCTTTTTCAGGCGATCGGCTACCGGAATCAACCAGGTGAGCGCCGGTCCGCACAACGGCGGGTTCGCCGGCGGTGGCCTTGTGTTGGGCGGCGGTTCGGGGAAAAGTTGCTTACGTCGTCCTGTGGGCGAGAACGCACCGCGCGAAGCAACCCGGTAGAACTGGAGGAAATTCATGGCGGACAGAGCTAATCCTTCGCAGGGCGCGGGAGTCGCTCCCACCGCGGACGGTCCGGACGCCGTTCGCAACGTGGTGCTGGTGGGGCCGTCCGGCGGGGGCAAGACCACTCTGGTCGAGGCCCTGCTGGTTGCGGCTGGGGTGCTGTCCAGACCGGGCTCGATCGCCGATGGCACCACGGTGTGCGACTTCGACGAGGCGGAGATCCGGCAACAGCGCTCGGTGGGTGTGGCCGTGGCGTCCCTGTCCCATGACGGCATCAAGGTCAATCTCATCGACACACCCGGGTACGCCGACTTCGTGGGCGAGCTGCGGGCCGGGCTGCGAGCCGCGGATTGCGCGCTGTTCGTGATCGCGGCAAACGAAAGCGTCGACGAGCCAACCAAGTCCCTGTGGCAGGAATGCGCCCAGGTCGGCATGCCCCGCGCCGTGGTGATCACCAAGCTCGACCACGCCCGGGCGAATTACCCAGAGGCGCTGGCAGCCGCACAAAACGCGTTCGGCGACAAGGTTTTACCGCTCTACCTGCCGACCGGTGACGGCCTCATCGGATTGTTGTCGCAGACGCATTACACGTACGCCGACGGCGGGCGGACCACGAGCCCGCCGGATCCCTCGGACGCCGACCGGATCGAGGAAGCGCGCGGCACACTGATCGAGGGAATCATCGAGGAGTCCGAGGACGAGTCCCTGATGGAGCGCTATCTGGGCGGCGAGGCGATCGACGAGTCGGTGCTGACCCAGGATCTGGAGAAGGCCGTTGCGCGGGCTTCGTTCTTCCCGGTGATCCCGGTGTGCAGCGGCACCGGCGTCGGCACCCTGGAATTGCTAGAGGTCGCCACCCGCGGATTCCCGTCTCCGATGGAACATCCACTGCCGGAGGTCTTTACGCCGCAAGGGGCGGCACACGCCAAGGTGGCCTGTGCCGTCGACGCTCCATTGCTGGCCGAGGTGGTGAAGACGACATCGGACCCATACGTCGGCAGGGTCAGCCTGGTCCGGGTGTTTTCCGGGTCCATCAGGCCCGACACGACGGTTCACGTGTCGGGCCATTTTGCGTCGTTCTTCGGCGGGTCGAACGGGCATGGCACCACCCACCCCGACCATGACGAGGACGAACGCATCGGGGTCCTGTCGTTCCCGCTCGGCAAGCAGCAGCGTCCCGCGGCGCAGGTGGTGGCGGGCGACATCTGCGCAATCGGCAAGCTGAGCCGGGCCGAAACCGGCGACACGCTCTCGGACAAGTCCGAGCCGCTGGTGCTGAAACCCTGGACCATGCCCGAGCCGCTGCTGCCGGTCGCGATCCAGGCGCATGCCAAGACCGACGAGGACAAGCTGTCGGTCGGTTTGGGGCGGTTGGCCGCCGAAGACCCGACGCTGCGGATCGAGCAGAACCAGGAGACGCATCAGATCGTGCTGTGGTGCATGGGCGAGGCCCATGCCGGCGTCGTCCTCGACGCCCTGGCCAACCGGTACGGCGTCACCGTGGACACGATCGAGCTTCGGGTGCCGCTGCGAGAAACCCTCGCCGGCAAGGCGAAAGGCCATGGCCGCCACATCAAACAGTCGGGCGGACACGGCCAGTACGGGGTGTGCGACATCGAGGTGGAGCCGCTGCCGGAGGGCTCCGGGTTCGAGTTCGTCGACAAGGTGGTGGGCGGGGCGGTGCCGCGGAACTTCATCCCCAGTGTGGAGAAGGGAGTCCGCGCGCAGATGGAAAAGGGGGTGCACGCCGGTTACCCGGTGGTCGACATCCGGGTCACGCTGTTCGACGGCAAGGCCCACAGCGTCGACTCCTCGGATTTCGCGTTCCAGATGGCCGGCGCTCTGGCGTTGCGGGAGGCGGCGGCCGCGACGAAGGTCGTCTTGCTCGAGCCGATCGACGAGATCACGGTGCTGGTACCCGACGATTTCGTCGGCGCGGTGATGGGCGACCTGTCCGGGCGTCGCGGTCGGGTGCTGGGCACCGAGGCAGCGGGCCACGAGCGCACGGTGGTCAAAGCCGAAGTGCCCCAAGTGGAGCTGACCCGGTATGCCATCGACTTGCGCTCACTGGCGCACGGGGCCGCGTCGTTTACCCGTTCGTTTGTCCGCTATGAACCCATGCCGGAGTCCGCGGCGGCCCGGGTGAAGACCTCGGCCTGACGAGGCCTGACCCTTTGCAAACACCGCCCGAGGCTCATGTCGACGTTCAACGGACTGCCCACCCACATACTGCTCAACCATTTCGTCCTTGCGCTGGGCCCATTGGCGGCGATCCTGGCCGTCATCTGTGCGCTATGGCCCGCGGCGCGAAGAAGACTGATCTGGCTGGTCCTGATGCTGGCCGTGGTCACCCTCGTCTTGACGCCGCCGACCGCGAACACGGGCGTGTGGTTGCAGGGCAAGCTGGAACCGTCGCCCGCTATCGTGCACCATCGGCAGCTCGGCGAAACGCTGATCTACATGGTGGCCGCGCTCGTGGCGACGGTCGCCGTGCTGGCCGCCGTCCACCTCCGCACGGCGCGTGGACGTTCGGTGACATTCGCGGTGCACGCCGTGGTCGCGGTGCTGGTGATCGCCGCCGCGGTGGCCACGCTGGCGCAGACCTATCGCGTCGGCGAATCGGGTGCACGCGCCGCCTGGGGACCCGTCACGTCGGCTCAAGCTTTACGCGTGCCGGCCGAACCGTGCTGCCACGGCGCGGCGGTCGAGTGAACCCTTCGCGGTATGCGGCAGTTCACTCGCCACCTGGAAGCTGGCGGGAATCTCGAAGGCCGCCAATCGTTCCCGGCAGAACTCGGTAAGCTCCTCCGGGGTCGGCGGGGTGGTCTCACGGGGCACGATCGCCGCCGCGACGGTCTCTCCGTAGATCGGGTGCGGGACACCGAACACGGCCACCTCGATCACGTTGGGATGGCTGGCCAGCACGCCCTCGACGCGCTCCGGCGAGATCTTCTCACCGCCGCGGTTGATGAGTTCCTTGATCCGGCCGCGGAGGCTCAGGTCGCCCGCCTCCGACAGCGACCCCAGATCACCGGTGCGCAGCCAACCGTCGGTGAAGTTCGCGGCGGTGATCTTCGGGTCACCCAAATAGCCGCGCACCACGGTCGGGCCGCGCAGCCAGACCTCCCCAACCGCGCCGGCCGGCAGGGGCATTCCGTCGGAGCCGACGATCCGCATTTCCGGTCCGGTCGACCGGCCGACGAGACCGGTTGTCTCAGCGGGATTTTCGTCTTGATTGATGCCCGTGGTTGCGACCTGGTGAGTGGCCTCGGTCATTCCGAATGCACACACCACGGGTGCGAAGAATTCGGCTTGCAGCGCCCGCGCCGCTTCCGGAGTGAGCGGTGCGCTGCAGCTGCGGATGAAACGCAGCTTCGCCCGCTTGCCGCCCGGATCGAGCTTGGCGCGCTCCAACAGGATCTGGTGAATCGTCGGCACCGCGGTGTACCAGGTCGCCCCGACGGCGTCGATGTCCTCCCAGAACGTGTGCGCCGAGAAGCGTCCCCGAGCGGGCAGCAGCACCGTCCCGCCGGACGCCAGGGTCGACAACAGCGCGGCGATCAGCCCGTGGCCGTGGTACAGCGGCATCACCGCGACGGTCGCGTCCCGCGGGCCCAGACGGTAGCCGGCGACGAGGGCCCTCACCGCGCCGGCGATGTTGGCGTGGGTCCAGGGAACCATTTTGGGCAGCCCGGTCGTCCCGCCGGTGAACATGATCATGGCGTCGTCGGGCCGCAGCCCCTGGGGCGTCGACGTGACGGCGTTCGGCTCGCTGCCCGCGTCCAGGCGCACCGACGGGGCGCCGTGTCGGCTGACACTCACCGCGACCGGCCACCACCGGACCGTCGGCTCGGCGCCGTCTCCGGCGTTCTCGCTGTCGACGAGCACGACCCTTGCTCCCGCGGCCTCGCTGCGGGCCCGTTGCTCGCCGACGGGCAGCGCCGGATCCAGCGGGACCACGATCAGGTCGGCGCGTGACGCCGCCAACAACGCGACGACGAACTCGATGTTGCTGCCCGCGCGCAGCGCCACCCGGTCACCCGGCAGCAGGCCCGCCCGCGTCAGCTGCCCGGCCAGGTCGGCGACCAGGTGTACCAAGTCACGATAGGCGACCTCGATGCGCTCGGCGGTGACAACGAGCGCCGCGGCCTCCGGCAGGCGCGTCGCCGCCGACTCGACCAGATCCGCGACGCGCGGGTCGGCTACGACCGGGCCGGTGGTGATGGGGTCGGACGTCGTCACGGTGCGCTCCTTCCGGGTGTTTCCGGTGCGACGCCCGCACCGTGAGGCACCCAGACAGCACCATGCCGGTGGCCAACGTCCTTTGTCCAATACCGATCCGCTAACGGTCAATAGCCGGTGGCTATTGACCCTGGATGAGCGGTTGATCACCGTCGATAAACGGCGTGAATCGCCGAATAGGGACCCGATCTTGGACACGGCCGGCGCACCGGACGACAGTGATGACCGAGGCACATCACCCGTACCCGAGGAGTCGGCACCATGACCACATCGTCGCGACTGACCGACGGCTTCCACCTTGTGGTGGACGCGCTCAGGGCCAACGAGATCGACACCATCTACGGGGTCGTCGGCATCCCGATCACCGATCTCGCCCGCACCGCGCAGGTGTCGGGAATCCGCTATATCGGCTTCCGTCAGGAAACCTCGGCCGGCTACGCGGCCGGCGTCGCCGGGTTCCTCACCCGCCGGCCCGGCGTGTGCCTGACGACATCGGGCCCCGGCTTCCTCAACGGCCTGCCGGCGCTGGCGAACGCCACCACGAACTGCTTTCCCATGATCCAGATTTCCGGATCGAGCCAGCGCCCGATCGTGGATCTGCACCGCGGTGATTACCAGGACCTCGACCAGCTCAACGCGTCGCGGCCGTTCGCGAAGGCCGCCTACCGGATCGGCCGAGTCGAAGACATCGGGCGTGGCGTTGCCCGCGCGATCCGCACCGCGATCTCCGGCCGGCCGGGCGGCGTCTACCTCGACATCCCCGGCGAGGTGCTGGGCCAGACCCTGGACAGCTCGATAGCTTCCGGCACCATATGGCGGGTCGTGGATCCGGCACCCCGCCAGCTGCCCGCACCCGAGGCCGTCGATCGCGCCTTGGATGTGCTCGCCCACGCGCGGCGACCGCTGATCGTGCTCGGCAAGGGCGCGGCATATGCGCAGGCCGACAACGCGATTCGGGAATTCGTCGAGAAGACGGGCATGCCTTTCCTGCCGATGTCGATGGCCAAGGGGCTACTGCCCGACTCGCATCCACAGTCGGCGGCCGCGGCCCGCTCCCTGGCAATGGCCCGGGCCGACGCGGTCTTGCTGGTTGGCGCCCGGCTGAACTGGCTACTGGGCCACGGAGAGTCGCCACAATGGTCGGCCGACGTCAAGTTCATCCAGGTCGACATCGCGGCAGCGGAATTCGACAGCAATCAGCCGATCGTGGCGCCGCTGGCGGGTGACATCGGTTCGGTGATGGCGGCGCTGCTCGACGGCATGGCCGCCCGCCCGGTCGCCTCGCCCACCGCCTGGGCCGACGAACTCGCCGAGCGTAAGGCCCGCAACAACGCCAAGATGCGAGAGCGCCTGGCCGAGGATCCGCACCCAATGCGGTTCTACAACGCGCTGGGCGCCATTCGCGCTGTGCTGCAACGGAACCCGGATGTCTACGTGGTCAACGAGGGAGCCAACGCGCTGGACTTGGCGCGCAACGTCATCGACATGGCGGTCCCGCGTCACCGGCTCGACACCGGAACCTGGGGGGTGATGGGCATCGGCATGGGCTACGCCATCGCCGCGGCCGTGGAAACCGGGCGGCCCGTCGTCGCGATCGAAGGTGACAGCGCATTTGGCTTCAGCGGCATGGAAATCGAGACCATCTGCCGCTACCGGCTGCCGGTGACCGTCGTCATCCTCAACAACGGCGGTGTCTACCGCGGCGACGAGCAGGCGGCCGGAAACGATCCGGCACCGACCGTGCTGAACGCGCGAGCGCGCCATGAGCTGATCGCAGAGGCGTTCGGCGGCAAGGGATATCACGTCACGACGCC
This is a stretch of genomic DNA from Mycobacterium lacus. It encodes these proteins:
- a CDS encoding DUF2231 domain-containing protein, with the protein product MSTFNGLPTHILLNHFVLALGPLAAILAVICALWPAARRRLIWLVLMLAVVTLVLTPPTANTGVWLQGKLEPSPAIVHHRQLGETLIYMVAALVATVAVLAAVHLRTARGRSVTFAVHAVVAVLVIAAAVATLAQTYRVGESGARAAWGPVTSAQALRVPAEPCCHGAAVE
- a CDS encoding SPFH domain-containing protein; this translates as MNFLQFYRVASRGAFSPTGRRKQLFPEPPPNTRPPPANPPLCGPALTWLIPVADRLKKVNMQIITMPVPAQDGITRDNVTVAWMRSSISRCRIRAGRQWNVQDYMSAIGQVAQTSLRSIIGKSNLDDLLCNREGLNQGLELMIDSPTLGWGIHIDRVEIKDVVLPDSMKRSMSRQAEAERERRARVITADGELQASRKLAQAAKVMAQDPAALQLRLLETVVEVAAEKNSTPVLPFPVALLRFLEQATPPRSAVPAKAPAKRAS
- the oxc gene encoding oxalyl-CoA decarboxylase, which codes for MTTSSRLTDGFHLVVDALRANEIDTIYGVVGIPITDLARTAQVSGIRYIGFRQETSAGYAAGVAGFLTRRPGVCLTTSGPGFLNGLPALANATTNCFPMIQISGSSQRPIVDLHRGDYQDLDQLNASRPFAKAAYRIGRVEDIGRGVARAIRTAISGRPGGVYLDIPGEVLGQTLDSSIASGTIWRVVDPAPRQLPAPEAVDRALDVLAHARRPLIVLGKGAAYAQADNAIREFVEKTGMPFLPMSMAKGLLPDSHPQSAAAARSLAMARADAVLLVGARLNWLLGHGESPQWSADVKFIQVDIAAAEFDSNQPIVAPLAGDIGSVMAALLDGMAARPVASPTAWADELAERKARNNAKMRERLAEDPHPMRFYNALGAIRAVLQRNPDVYVVNEGANALDLARNVIDMAVPRHRLDTGTWGVMGIGMGYAIAAAVETGRPVVAIEGDSAFGFSGMEIETICRYRLPVTVVILNNGGVYRGDEQAAGNDPAPTVLNARARHELIAEAFGGKGYHVTTPPELAAALTAALASGGPSIIDCELDPSAGVESGHLASLNPTSAPRG
- a CDS encoding TIGR03668 family PPOX class F420-dependent oxidoreductase; the protein is MAEFDPKVRFARSPVARLATVTPDGAPHLVPVVFAVGDDAVYTAVDAKPKTTRRLRRLTNIENNPQVSLLVDHYADDWTQLWWVRADGVATVHRDDEAMRTGYRLLRAKYPQYQSVPLNGPVIAVMVRRWANWHA
- a CDS encoding elongation factor G-like protein EF-G2, whose product is MADRANPSQGAGVAPTADGPDAVRNVVLVGPSGGGKTTLVEALLVAAGVLSRPGSIADGTTVCDFDEAEIRQQRSVGVAVASLSHDGIKVNLIDTPGYADFVGELRAGLRAADCALFVIAANESVDEPTKSLWQECAQVGMPRAVVITKLDHARANYPEALAAAQNAFGDKVLPLYLPTGDGLIGLLSQTHYTYADGGRTTSPPDPSDADRIEEARGTLIEGIIEESEDESLMERYLGGEAIDESVLTQDLEKAVARASFFPVIPVCSGTGVGTLELLEVATRGFPSPMEHPLPEVFTPQGAAHAKVACAVDAPLLAEVVKTTSDPYVGRVSLVRVFSGSIRPDTTVHVSGHFASFFGGSNGHGTTHPDHDEDERIGVLSFPLGKQQRPAAQVVAGDICAIGKLSRAETGDTLSDKSEPLVLKPWTMPEPLLPVAIQAHAKTDEDKLSVGLGRLAAEDPTLRIEQNQETHQIVLWCMGEAHAGVVLDALANRYGVTVDTIELRVPLRETLAGKAKGHGRHIKQSGGHGQYGVCDIEVEPLPEGSGFEFVDKVVGGAVPRNFIPSVEKGVRAQMEKGVHAGYPVVDIRVTLFDGKAHSVDSSDFAFQMAGALALREAAAATKVVLLEPIDEITVLVPDDFVGAVMGDLSGRRGRVLGTEAAGHERTVVKAEVPQVELTRYAIDLRSLAHGAASFTRSFVRYEPMPESAAARVKTSA
- a CDS encoding FadD7 family fatty acid--CoA ligase; this translates as MTTGPVVADPRVADLVESAATRLPEAAALVVTAERIEVAYRDLVHLVADLAGQLTRAGLLPGDRVALRAGSNIEFVVALLAASRADLIVVPLDPALPVGEQRARSEAAGARVVLVDSENAGDGAEPTVRWWPVAVSVSRHGAPSVRLDAGSEPNAVTSTPQGLRPDDAMIMFTGGTTGLPKMVPWTHANIAGAVRALVAGYRLGPRDATVAVMPLYHGHGLIAALLSTLASGGTVLLPARGRFSAHTFWEDIDAVGATWYTAVPTIHQILLERAKLDPGGKRAKLRFIRSCSAPLTPEAARALQAEFFAPVVCAFGMTEATHQVATTGINQDENPAETTGLVGRSTGPEMRIVGSDGMPLPAGAVGEVWLRGPTVVRGYLGDPKITAANFTDGWLRTGDLGSLSEAGDLSLRGRIKELINRGGEKISPERVEGVLASHPNVIEVAVFGVPHPIYGETVAAAIVPRETTPPTPEELTEFCRERLAAFEIPASFQVASELPHTAKGSLDRRAVAARFGRHA